The Arachis hypogaea cultivar Tifrunner chromosome 16, arahy.Tifrunner.gnm2.J5K5, whole genome shotgun sequence genome contains a region encoding:
- the LOC112758163 gene encoding cation/calcium exchanger 5 — MAFSAIASSFTLLLLILILLFFFVNLPSSPSLFSTSTATVTTRRSLLTTTCSADEGSNGGILNYLYIHNCLFRRNALLSIPALSMLLLLQFYILIKTAQHHFSVVTTKLASHLNLSPSMAAVTLLALGNGSPDVFSSLAALRSGQYRTGFGAILSAGTFVSALVVGFVAIYAAPFSLDPAPFVRDVLFYLTAAMFLFYVYLSAEIFLWQAIGFVGFYAFFVGLVFYMDLGLVDGRGKSGNSSTDLEEQKELVAVHVDSDAKVSGSMNDEKRSSGFPGAYGLISKAWEIPVATLLKLSIPEPAPSQWSRLYSSANIALCPIALLYACKSFVPFDHPIAFLLPNTDLPLWSVVLTTSFCLACLHLVMEKEPPKTEQIPVVVMAFVMSVFWISTTAGELVNCLETLGLVLKLPPAILGLTVLAWGNSVGDLVADVAVAKAGHPAMAMAGCFAGPMFNMLVGLGTALVIQTANIHPKAYVLNFHVGIVIAFVFLLLSLMGSLLVITWCRFRVPRFWGFCLVGLYVVFVAVSLMVAMFSG; from the exons ATGGCCTTCTCTGCAATTGCATCTTCATTCACACTGCTTCTTCTCATTCTCATATTACTATTCTTCTTCGTAAATTTACcatcttctccttctctcttctccaCCTCCACCGCCACCGTCACCACACGCAGGTCTCTTCTAACCACCACGTGTTCCGCTGACGAGGGATCCAATGGCGGGATCCTCAACTACCTCTACATCCACAACTGCCTATTCCGCCGCAACGCCCTCCTCTCCATCCCCGCCCTCTCGATGCTCCTCCTCCTCCAATTCTACATCCTCATCAAGACCGCGCAGCACCACTTCTCCGTCGTCACCACCAAGCTTGCCTCTCACCTCAACCTCTCCCCCTCCATGGCCGCCGTCACCCTCCTAGCACTCGGCAACGGCTCCCCCGACGTTTTCTCCTCCCTCGCCGCCCTTCGCTCCGGGCAGTACCGCACCGGATTCGGCGCCATCCTCTCTGCCGGTACCTTCGTCTCCGCCCTCGTTGTCGGATTCGTCGCCATCTACGCCGCTCCGTTCTCCCTCGATCCCGCGCCCTTCGTCAGAGACGTGCTCTTCTACTTGACGGCAGCGATGTTCCTCTTCTACGTGTATCTTAGCGCCGAGATCTTCCTGTGGCAGGCGATTGGATTCGTAGGGTTTTATGCATTCTTCGTTGGTCTCGTGTTCTATATGGACTTGGGACTAGTTGATGGCAGAGGCAAGAGTGGGAATTCTTCCACAGATCTTGAGGAGCAGAAGGAATTAGTTGCGGTGCACGTTGACTCCGACGCCAAGGTTTCGGGATCTATGAACGACGAGAAGCGCAGTTCTGGATTCCCGGGAGCTTATGGATTG ATTTCTAAAGCATGGGAGATTCCTGTTGCAACTCTCTTAAAACTGTCGATCCCCGAGCCAGCGCCGTCCCAATGGAGCAGACTTTACTCGTCGGCCAACATCGCCCTTTGTCCGATAGCCCTCTTGTATGCCTGCAAATCATTTGTGCCATTTGATCATCCCATAGCTTTCCTCCTCCCCAACACTGACTTGCCCCTCTGGTCAGTGGTGCTCACCACAAGCTTCTGCCTTGCATGCCTTCATTTAGTAATGGAAAAAGAACCTCCCAAAACCGAGCAAATACCTGTGGTTGTCATGGCATTTGTTATGAGCGTGTTTTGGATATCTACCACAGCTGGAGAACTGGTGAACTGCCTTGAAACTTTAGGTCTAGTTCTCAAACTACCACCAGCAATCCTCGGTCTCACGGTGCTGGCATGGGGAAATTCAGTGGGGGATCTCGTTGCCGATGTTGCGGTAGCTAAAGCCGGTCATCCGGCTATGGCAATGGCTGGATGCTTTGCTGGACCAATGTTTAACATGCTTGTAGGTCTTGGAACAGCTCTGGTGATTCAGACGGCAAATATTCACCCTAAAGCCTATGTGCTTAATTTCCACGTAGGTATCGTGATTGCATTTGTGTTCCTGCTTTTAAGCCTTATGGGGTCTCTCTTAGTGATCACTTGGTGCAGATTCCGAGTGCCTAGGTTTTGGGGGTTTTGTCTCGTCGGCCTCTATGTTGTTTTTGTAGCAGTGAGTTTGATGGTGGCCATGTTTTCAGGGTGA
- the LOC112758164 gene encoding signal peptidase complex subunit 3B: protein MHSFGYRANALLTFAITILALMCAMASLSDNLNSPSPSAHVQVLNVNWFQKQPNGNDEVSMTMNISADLQSLFTWNTKQVFVFLAAEYETPKNSLNQISLWDGIIPSKEHAKFWIHTSNKYRFIDQGRNLRGKEFNLTMHWHVMPKTGKMFADKIVMPGYRLPEEYR, encoded by the exons ATGCATTCCTTCGGTTACAGAGCCAACGCTCTGCTCACCTTCGCCATTACCATTCTTGCCCTTATGTGCGCTATGGCTTCCCTCTCCGACAACCTCAACTCCCCCTCTCCCTCTGCCCATGTCCAg GTCTTGAACGTTAACTGGTTTCAGAAACAACCCAACGGAAACGACGAG GTCAGCATGACGATGAATATATCGGCAGATTTACAATCTCTTTTCACATGGAACACAAAACAG GTTTTTGTCTTTTTAGCCGCCGAGTATGAAACTCCAAAGAATTCTTTGAATCAG ATATCCCTATGGGATGGTATCATTCCCTCAAAAGAGCACGCAAAGTTTTGGATTCATACTTCAAACAAGTACCGCTTCATCGACCAG GGAAGGAATTTGCGTGGTAAAGAATTTAACTTGACTATGCACTGGCATGTTATGCCAAAGACGGGCAAAATGTTTGCAGACAAAATAGTCATGCCGGGTTACCGTTTGCCAGAGGAATATAGATGA